TGGCATTACCCGCGATACCTTGCTGCTGCGCATGAAGCCCGAAGACTGGCAGGCCGTGATTGACCTTAACCTCACCGGCGTCTTCCTTTGTACCAAAGCCGTCAGCAAATTGATGCTGAAGCAGCGATCGGGACGCATCATTAATATCGCCTCGGTGTCTGGACAGATGGGCAATCCTGGACAGTCCAACTACAGCGCGGCCAAAGCCGGCGTGATTGGCTTTACCAAAAGTGTTGCCAAGGAGTTGGCTAGCCGAGGGGTGACGGTGAATGCCGTAGCGCCGGGCTTCATCAGCACAGACATGACCCATGACCTCAATTCTGACGAGATCCTAAAATTCATCCCCCTCGGCCGCTATGGGCAACCGGACGATGTT
The sequence above is drawn from the Candidatus Obscuribacterales bacterium genome and encodes:
- the fabG gene encoding 3-oxoacyl-[acyl-carrier-protein] reductase; its protein translation is MTTASQLHEQVAVVTGASRGIGRAIALALAEAGAKVAVNYARSSQAADEVVEKITAAGGEAIALQADVAQADQVDSLIGAVLERWGRVDVLVNNAGITRDTLLLRMKPEDWQAVIDLNLTGVFLCTKAVSKLMLKQRSGRIINIASVSGQMGNPGQSNYSAAKAGVIGFTKSVAKELASRGVTVNAVAPGFISTDMTHDLNSDEILKFIPLGRYGQPDDVAGMVRFLAADPAAAYITGQTFNVDGGMVMA